One Streptomyces sp. NBC_00554 DNA segment encodes these proteins:
- a CDS encoding response regulator transcription factor has protein sequence MPQNVLLAEDDRAIRHALERALTLEGYEVTAVADGVAALAQAHRTPPDVLVLDVMMPGIDGLQVCRVLRAEGNRTPILMLTALVETADRIAGLDAGADDYVVKPFDVEEVFARLRALLRRTRGGDGPLVDVPAAKAPQEQQVASAQVAAAGLRMDVQARRVWRGAREVELTRTEFELLELLVRNAGIVLDHSTIYDRIWGYDFGPGSKNLAVYVGYLRRKLEEPGAPGLIHTVRGVGYVLRED, from the coding sequence GTGCCCCAGAATGTGCTGCTTGCCGAGGACGATCGTGCCATCCGTCATGCGCTGGAGAGGGCGCTCACGCTGGAGGGGTACGAGGTGACGGCCGTCGCCGATGGGGTGGCCGCGCTGGCGCAGGCCCATCGGACGCCGCCGGACGTACTGGTTCTTGACGTGATGATGCCCGGGATCGACGGACTGCAGGTGTGCCGGGTGCTGCGCGCGGAGGGGAACCGGACGCCGATTCTGATGCTCACCGCGCTCGTGGAGACCGCGGACCGTATCGCGGGACTGGACGCGGGGGCCGACGACTACGTGGTCAAGCCGTTCGACGTGGAGGAGGTCTTCGCCCGGCTGCGGGCGCTGCTGCGCCGTACGCGTGGCGGAGACGGCCCCCTCGTCGACGTACCGGCGGCGAAGGCACCCCAGGAGCAGCAGGTCGCTTCGGCGCAGGTCGCCGCGGCCGGGCTGCGGATGGACGTCCAGGCGCGGCGTGTCTGGCGCGGGGCGCGGGAGGTGGAGCTGACTCGGACCGAGTTCGAGCTGCTTGAGCTGCTCGTTCGTAACGCGGGGATCGTCCTTGACCACTCCACGATCTACGACCGGATCTGGGGGTACGACTTCGGGCCCGGCTCGAAGAATCTCGCCGTGTACGTGGGCTATCTGCGGCGCAAGCTGGAAGAGCCCGGGGCGCCCGGGCTGATTCACACGGTGCGGGGTGTGGGGTACGTCCTGAGGGAGGACTGA
- a CDS encoding sensor histidine kinase has protein sequence MSSLRATFTLSFAAVAAVVTVLVGFLSYDAAARLVRVDQQTVFAGVVQDLRGEVREQALEPEDFAQSDPGHAGALDKIVRPSRTDVQVLGPGGAVVDRGHPPLPVAAVDRQAADASAAGTLAEHKEVEVGGNWYRVATVALGDGRGAVQVAQEFSDTEDLLNELQQRTVLLVAAVVIASGLFGWWLARRITRRLVRLAGAAEDVARTGRLGIQVPVAGYDEVARLGRSFDRMLGRLAQSEEDQRRLVQDAGHELRTPLTSLRTNISMLRRIDELPPAAREELVADLALESRELTDLVNELVALAAGRSDTEPVRRVDLGEVAEDVAVVARRRSGRDIVVRVSGDVGVDGRPTALQRAVSNLVENAVKFDRGGAAAIEVVVVGGVGGVGGGGSGDVRVEVLDRGPGIGEGDLERVFDRFYRAADARSLPGSGLGLSIVREVAVGHGGAPFARRRDGGGVVIGFTVGGEGREGAGGGG, from the coding sequence GTGTCCTCTCTGCGGGCCACCTTCACGCTGTCCTTCGCGGCCGTGGCCGCCGTCGTCACCGTTCTCGTCGGGTTTCTGAGTTACGACGCCGCCGCCCGGCTCGTACGCGTGGATCAGCAGACGGTCTTCGCCGGGGTCGTGCAGGACCTGCGGGGCGAGGTGCGCGAGCAGGCCTTGGAGCCGGAGGACTTCGCTCAGTCCGACCCCGGTCATGCCGGGGCGCTCGACAAGATCGTGCGGCCCAGCCGTACGGACGTACAGGTGCTCGGGCCGGGTGGTGCGGTCGTCGACCGCGGGCATCCTCCGCTGCCCGTCGCCGCCGTCGACCGGCAGGCCGCCGACGCCTCGGCCGCGGGGACGCTGGCCGAGCACAAGGAGGTCGAGGTCGGCGGCAACTGGTACCGGGTGGCGACCGTCGCACTCGGGGACGGGCGCGGGGCCGTCCAGGTCGCGCAGGAGTTCAGTGACACGGAGGACCTGCTGAACGAGCTTCAGCAGCGGACCGTGCTGCTTGTCGCCGCCGTCGTGATCGCCTCCGGGCTGTTCGGGTGGTGGCTGGCCCGGCGGATCACCCGGCGGCTGGTGCGGCTCGCCGGGGCCGCGGAGGACGTGGCGCGGACCGGGCGGCTGGGGATTCAGGTGCCGGTCGCCGGGTACGACGAGGTGGCTCGGCTCGGGCGGTCCTTCGACCGGATGCTCGGGCGGCTCGCGCAGTCCGAGGAGGACCAGCGGCGGCTGGTGCAGGACGCGGGGCATGAGCTTCGTACGCCGCTGACCTCGCTGCGTACGAACATCTCCATGCTCCGGCGTATCGACGAGCTGCCGCCTGCCGCGCGTGAGGAGCTCGTGGCCGACCTGGCCCTTGAGTCCCGTGAACTGACCGATCTTGTCAATGAGTTGGTGGCTCTTGCGGCGGGGCGGTCCGATACCGAGCCGGTGCGGCGGGTGGATCTGGGGGAGGTTGCCGAGGATGTTGCGGTCGTTGCTCGGCGGCGTAGTGGGCGGGACATCGTTGTGCGGGTGAGTGGGGACGTGGGGGTGGATGGGCGGCCCACCGCGTTGCAGCGGGCCGTGTCCAACCTGGTGGAGAACGCGGTCAAGTTTGACCGGGGTGGGGCTGCGGCGATTGAGGTTGTCGTTGTGGGGGGCGTGGGGGGCGTGGGGGGTGGTGGGTCTGGGGATGTTCGGGTCGAGGTTCTCGACCGGGGGCCCGGGATCGGTGAGGGGGATCTGGAGCGGGTTTTCGACCGGTTCTACCGGGCTGCCGATGCTCGGAGTCTGCCTGGGTCGGGGTTGGGGCTTTCCATCGTGCGGGAGGTTGCTGTGGGGCATGGGGGAGCGCCGTTCGCGCGGCGGCGGGACGGGGGCGGGGTCGTTATTGGGTTCACGGTGGGTGGGGAGGGCCGGGAGGGTGCGGGGGGTGGGGGGTGA
- a CDS encoding PQQ-binding-like beta-propeller repeat protein, whose product MKLVPGRGDAGLDPGPLERVDSDGHLAVRWTLRLGVLVVFAVAGACGVCALMYGVLAVKLMIVDMPANECSGSQCPRGMTPVFLLAFAFGFVSVWVARLGGKTAGTVSARTLAAVLVFGVLAGVWPAWLGYAWLRGPHMDVAWEVGRDRPSSVEVLGYWASDPSTAIRVRTDGLYAYDTAGGDVRWRAAAPAGTSVCAVSRSTPAGVGIVGFQGGEGSCGASVGAVDLDSGRLLWRKSVPQGEEGGDTAVMTAADSVAVVQGNGALIGLGLRDGSQRWSAKVSPSCRIQELDAAGDRVLVAEGCTNESGTGVTTRLSALDASSGERAWQSVLATGGGMRSVGVLSADPIVVHVDEGDQREAGVVVLFDDAGRRKATIPVSGPDGDLVVTAWPVAPGSMPAFQVVVSGGLFISVVNESTQGRRQEVSAYSLTDGRRVWHTAFEDAIDRLAPGSDGRINVVTSSPWWHHLWRVDARSGQRTGASVVLRDAPLSYQFDVRPRPEGGYVFVNLQSDSDQPALFAAD is encoded by the coding sequence ATGAAGCTGGTGCCGGGGCGGGGGGACGCGGGGCTGGACCCGGGACCGCTCGAACGCGTTGACAGCGATGGGCACTTGGCCGTGCGGTGGACGCTGCGACTGGGCGTGCTCGTCGTCTTCGCCGTCGCCGGGGCCTGCGGAGTCTGCGCGCTGATGTACGGGGTGCTGGCCGTCAAGTTGATGATCGTCGACATGCCGGCCAATGAGTGCAGTGGTTCGCAGTGCCCCCGCGGCATGACCCCGGTGTTCCTGCTCGCGTTCGCCTTCGGGTTCGTCTCGGTGTGGGTCGCCCGCCTGGGCGGGAAGACAGCGGGAACGGTGTCCGCCCGCACCCTGGCCGCGGTCCTTGTGTTCGGTGTGCTGGCCGGTGTCTGGCCGGCCTGGCTCGGCTACGCCTGGTTGCGCGGACCGCACATGGATGTGGCGTGGGAGGTCGGACGCGACCGACCGTCGTCGGTGGAGGTGCTCGGTTACTGGGCGTCCGACCCCTCCACCGCAATACGCGTCCGTACCGACGGCCTGTACGCCTACGACACGGCGGGGGGCGATGTTCGCTGGAGAGCCGCCGCGCCCGCCGGGACCTCGGTGTGTGCGGTGAGCCGGAGCACGCCGGCGGGGGTCGGCATCGTCGGGTTCCAGGGCGGTGAGGGATCGTGCGGGGCGTCCGTCGGCGCGGTGGATCTGGACTCCGGGCGCCTGCTGTGGCGAAAGTCCGTCCCGCAGGGTGAGGAGGGCGGCGATACGGCGGTCATGACGGCGGCCGATTCCGTCGCCGTCGTCCAGGGCAACGGCGCCTTGATCGGTCTTGGACTGCGCGACGGCTCCCAGCGGTGGAGTGCGAAGGTGTCGCCGAGCTGCCGGATTCAGGAGCTGGACGCCGCAGGCGACCGTGTTCTGGTCGCCGAGGGGTGCACGAACGAGTCCGGCACCGGCGTGACGACGCGCCTGTCGGCCTTGGATGCGTCGTCGGGTGAACGTGCCTGGCAGAGCGTGCTGGCCACGGGCGGCGGTATGCGGTCCGTCGGCGTGCTGTCCGCCGATCCGATCGTGGTCCATGTCGACGAAGGGGATCAGCGGGAGGCCGGCGTCGTCGTCCTCTTTGATGACGCGGGTCGCCGCAAGGCCACCATCCCCGTCTCCGGGCCGGACGGCGACCTGGTGGTCACCGCATGGCCCGTGGCGCCCGGGAGCATGCCCGCGTTCCAAGTGGTGGTGAGCGGCGGGTTGTTCATCAGCGTGGTCAACGAGTCGACCCAGGGCCGCCGGCAGGAGGTGTCCGCGTACTCCCTCACGGACGGCCGGCGCGTGTGGCACACCGCCTTCGAGGACGCTATCGACAGGTTGGCTCCGGGGAGCGATGGCCGGATCAACGTCGTCACGTCGTCCCCCTGGTGGCACCATCTCTGGCGGGTGGACGCCCGCAGCGGGCAGCGCACGGGAGCATCGGTCGTACTCCGCGACGCGCCGCTGAGCTACCAGTTCGACGTACGCCCCCGGCCGGAGGGCGGCTATGTCTTCGTCAATCTGCAGAGCGACAGCGACCAGCCCGCGCTGTTCGCCGCGGACTGA